In Desulfobacterales bacterium, one genomic interval encodes:
- the rfbD gene encoding dTDP-4-dehydrorhamnose reductase codes for MKLLVTGAGGQVGWEIARQLSGTTIQAALFNRQQLDITNPVAVKAVFQAEKPDLLINAAAYTKVDLAETEPEAAFSINREASGLLAECCAFAGIPMIHFSTDYVFDGTKTEPYTESDSVSPVGTYALSKAGGEVLVRERLAQHVILRTSWVYGVHGANFVHTMLRIGKEKSRIGVVADQFGSPTAAADLAATVLLLAERIRNKASFPWGTYHYCGLGVTTWYAFAAAIFKHAVAFGYPYHPEVFPISTAQYPTPAHRPAYSALDCTKIFRNIGIQPIPWQERLSKVLKEILSPS; via the coding sequence GGTCACAGGGGCAGGCGGTCAGGTCGGATGGGAGATTGCCAGACAGCTTTCCGGAACCACGATTCAGGCGGCGCTTTTCAACCGGCAGCAACTCGACATCACGAACCCGGTCGCGGTTAAGGCGGTATTTCAAGCGGAAAAGCCCGATCTTTTGATCAATGCCGCGGCTTACACAAAGGTGGATTTAGCGGAAACAGAACCCGAAGCGGCCTTTTCGATCAACCGGGAAGCTTCAGGGCTCTTGGCCGAATGCTGTGCCTTCGCGGGCATCCCCATGATTCATTTTTCCACCGATTATGTCTTTGACGGCACGAAAACCGAGCCTTATACGGAATCAGATTCCGTTTCCCCGGTCGGCACCTATGCGCTCAGTAAGGCCGGGGGGGAAGTCCTTGTCAGAGAGCGCCTGGCGCAACATGTGATCCTTCGAACCTCATGGGTTTACGGCGTTCATGGCGCCAATTTCGTTCACACCATGCTCCGTATCGGAAAAGAGAAAAGCCGAATCGGCGTGGTCGCCGATCAGTTCGGCAGTCCCACCGCGGCGGCCGATCTGGCGGCAACAGTGCTTTTACTCGCCGAACGGATTCGTAACAAGGCATCCTTTCCCTGGGGAACCTACCATTATTGCGGCCTAGGCGTCACAACCTGGTATGCGTTCGCCGCCGCTATTTTCAAACACGCCGTTGCGTTCGGCTATCCTTATCATCCGGAAGTCTTTCCGATTTCAACGGCGCAATACCCCACACCGGCGCATCGCCCCGCTTATTCAGCGCTTGATTGCACTAAAATATTCCGGAACATAGGGATTCAACCGATTCCCTGGCAAGAGCGCCTTTCCAAAGTCTTAAAAGAGATTCTGTCCCCATCATGA
- a CDS encoding U32 family peptidase produces the protein MTHESRPPVELLAPAGSPEKLEIAIHYGADAVYLAGKAFSLRNFSGNFSMAELKHGIADAHQKGVKVYVATNVFSRNHEQSAIAAYLAAVGRMEPDAFIISDPGVLRIAQQHAPHIPIHLSTQANTTNLNSALFWRDSGVKRINTARELSLEEIRGISDACDIEIEAFVHGAMCMSYSGRCLLSAFMTHRDSNRGMCAHPCRWRYAVVEETRPGKYFPVFEDDRGAYIFNAADLCMIDHLPAMIRAGISSLKIEGRMKGINYLAATVKVYREAIDDYTNHSATFGVKDAWRQELSHISHRSYCTGFYFGDPDQILPNYDNASPATLQTFLGKVVQNLGHKTLLIDTRNKFFDGEWVEILPARGPARKDQITSIRDETGKALSFVQPNRQVLVTLGRDYAPNDLIRRPC, from the coding sequence ATGACGCACGAATCACGACCCCCCGTGGAATTGCTGGCCCCAGCCGGCAGCCCGGAAAAGCTTGAAATCGCCATTCACTACGGCGCGGACGCGGTTTATCTGGCGGGCAAGGCATTCAGCCTGCGAAATTTTTCAGGCAACTTTTCCATGGCGGAACTCAAGCACGGCATCGCCGATGCCCACCAAAAAGGCGTAAAGGTCTATGTCGCGACCAATGTCTTTTCCAGAAACCATGAGCAGTCCGCCATTGCGGCGTATCTTGCGGCAGTGGGTCGAATGGAACCGGATGCCTTCATTATATCCGATCCGGGCGTGCTTCGAATCGCACAACAGCACGCACCGCACATTCCCATCCATCTGAGCACTCAGGCCAACACGACCAACCTTAACAGCGCGCTTTTCTGGCGGGATTCGGGGGTTAAGCGGATCAACACGGCACGGGAGCTCTCCCTGGAAGAAATCCGTGGCATATCGGACGCCTGCGATATTGAGATCGAAGCCTTTGTTCACGGCGCCATGTGCATGTCATACTCGGGAAGATGCCTGCTGAGCGCGTTTATGACCCATCGCGACAGCAACCGCGGCATGTGCGCGCATCCCTGCCGCTGGCGCTATGCCGTGGTTGAAGAAACGCGGCCCGGAAAATACTTTCCCGTCTTTGAAGATGATCGCGGCGCCTATATTTTCAATGCAGCGGATCTGTGCATGATCGACCATTTGCCGGCAATGATACGCGCCGGCATATCCTCACTTAAAATCGAAGGCCGAATGAAGGGAATCAATTATCTGGCCGCCACGGTCAAGGTATACCGGGAAGCCATTGACGACTATACCAACCATTCGGCAACCTTTGGAGTCAAGGACGCCTGGCGGCAAGAACTCTCCCACATCAGTCACCGCTCCTACTGCACGGGATTTTACTTCGGTGATCCGGACCAGATTCTTCCGAACTACGACAATGCCTCTCCCGCCACCCTGCAAACCTTTCTGGGAAAGGTGGTTCAAAACTTGGGCCATAAAACGCTGCTGATCGATACGCGAAATAAGTTCTTCGACGGCGAGTGGGTGGAAATCCTTCCCGCCAGAGGCCCGGCAAGAAAAGATCAAATCACTTCCATTCGGGATGAAACGGGCAAAGCCCTTTCCTTTGTTCAGCCCAATCGGCAGGTCCTGGTGACTCTGGGGCGGGACTATGCCCCGAACGACCTGATTCGCCGGCCCTGCTGA
- a CDS encoding class I SAM-dependent methyltransferase: MMDSSLVAATHRQAEMLANKVTKRFKHLHKRFAKQDIEAFRLYDWDIPEIRAAVDWYAGHLVMAEYVRRQSTPEWLPMMGAAVAEALSVPPEKLHLKERRVGKPDSSRYERLDYTDRKIIVSERDLKFYVNLNDFVDTGLFSDHRNTRQMVKELAYGKDFLNLYCYTGSFSCYAAKGGATSSVSVDRSESAITWAKENMALNGISGESHRFVQSPAFAYLELAKRNNRVFDLAVVDPPSFSTTKNGRNDFDVSRDHPILLRAVMAVMKKGGTIFFSTNHQNFEPLMAGLELSHLTEITKQTIPEDYITKKRTIHRCWKIRV, encoded by the coding sequence ATGATGGATTCGTCGTTAGTCGCTGCAACCCACCGTCAGGCCGAAATGCTGGCCAATAAGGTCACAAAGCGGTTTAAGCATCTTCACAAGCGTTTTGCCAAACAAGATATCGAGGCCTTCAGGCTGTATGACTGGGATATTCCGGAAATACGGGCGGCCGTCGACTGGTATGCCGGGCATCTGGTCATGGCGGAGTACGTGCGGCGGCAATCAACGCCCGAATGGTTGCCGATGATGGGGGCAGCGGTCGCAGAGGCGCTCTCGGTTCCCCCGGAAAAGCTTCATCTGAAAGAAAGACGCGTCGGAAAACCGGACAGCAGCCGCTACGAACGGCTTGATTATACCGACCGAAAAATCATTGTTTCGGAAAGGGATTTGAAATTCTATGTGAATCTCAATGACTTTGTGGATACCGGTCTTTTCTCGGATCATCGAAACACAAGGCAGATGGTCAAAGAGTTGGCTTATGGAAAGGATTTTCTGAACCTGTATTGCTATACGGGATCATTTTCCTGCTACGCCGCAAAGGGCGGCGCCACATCATCAGTTTCCGTGGACAGATCCGAAAGCGCCATTACGTGGGCAAAAGAAAATATGGCGCTCAACGGCATTTCCGGGGAATCCCATCGGTTCGTTCAATCACCCGCTTTTGCTTATTTGGAGCTTGCCAAACGCAACAACCGTGTCTTTGATCTGGCCGTGGTCGATCCGCCCTCTTTTTCAACCACCAAAAACGGGCGAAATGATTTCGATGTTTCAAGAGATCATCCAATCCTTCTAAGGGCGGTGATGGCCGTCATGAAAAAGGGCGGCACGATTTTCTTTTCCACCAATCATCAGAATTTCGAGCCGCTCATGGCAGGCTTGGAACTAAGCCATCTCACTGAGATAACAAAACAAACCATTCCGGAAGACTATATCACCAAAAAACGCACCATTCACCGTTGTTGGAAAATACGCGTTTGA
- a CDS encoding histidine phosphatase family protein, with protein sequence MKKAPLISATNGSPRNTIFLLRHGAIKSPGSSKRYYIGQQDLPLRDIGVAQARAWADYFADAALDEICCSDLTRCLQTAQIIGALCSLAPRANPELREISLGAWEGQGFDTINTLYPQAFEQRGEFIADHRPPGGESFRDLQHRVWPIFETLARRHQRKTLIVTHAGVIRVLLCRLLGMPLENLFAIGQSHGGLTIIDVQPWGYCLRALNRRLPP encoded by the coding sequence ATGAAAAAGGCGCCGCTTATTTCCGCAACCAACGGATCACCCCGTAACACGATTTTTTTGTTACGCCACGGCGCCATTAAATCTCCGGGGAGCAGCAAACGCTATTATATCGGCCAGCAGGACTTGCCGCTGAGAGACATCGGTGTAGCGCAGGCTCGCGCATGGGCGGACTATTTTGCTGATGCCGCGCTGGATGAAATTTGTTGCAGTGATCTGACCCGTTGCCTGCAAACAGCGCAAATAATCGGCGCACTCTGTTCCCTTGCGCCGCGGGCGAACCCCGAGCTAAGGGAAATCTCTTTGGGCGCATGGGAGGGGCAGGGTTTTGATACGATCAACACCCTTTATCCTCAAGCGTTTGAGCAGCGAGGCGAGTTCATTGCAGACCATCGTCCGCCGGGAGGGGAATCCTTTCGTGACCTGCAACACCGGGTCTGGCCGATTTTCGAGACGCTGGCCCGTCGGCATCAACGCAAAACCCTCATCGTGACCCATGCTGGGGTCATTCGCGTGCTTCTCTGCCGTCTTTTGGGCATGCCGCTGGAAAATCTCTTTGCAATTGGGCAATCTCATGGAGGACTGACCATCATCGACGTGCAACCATGGGGTTATTGCCTTCGGGCTTTGAACCGGCGATTGCCGCCATGA